AGCAGTCTGAAGTGAGCCCGTCGCGCCATGCGGCCTTCGACGTGGCGATGCCCCGCATGCCTGCGATGAATGACTTGCATCCGCCCGAGTTGGCCCAGCGGGTGCTGCGCGAACAGGTGGCCGCGGTCCATGCCAACGCGCCGGCAGCCTATCTCGCAGACTTCCTCACGGCACAGTCGCTGGGCATCGGCCTGTTCGTGGCCACGTGGCGCTGGCAAGTCCTGCTGTGGATGGCGCTGCACCTGGCATTGACGCTGCGGCGCGCTTATCGGCGCTATCGGCGCAGTCCCGATGCGGCCGCTCATCCCGAGTACTGGGCACGCTTCAATGCGCGCAACGTGCTGCTGCGCTCCTGCGTCTGGGGCCTGGCGCCGTGGCTGTGCGTTCCGCCGGGGCGCAACCTGGGGCTCTGGGTCATGGTCATCGTGATGATGATGGGCGGCTGCGCCGGCGGAGCACTGTCGCTGGCGGTTCTCAAGCGCAACATTCCACGCTTCATCGTGCCCAGCATGGCGAGCCTGACCTTGGCGCTGGCCTGGCGCGGCGACAGCACGCACCTGTTCCTGGCCACCGGCTGCCTGCTGTACCTGTGCGTCATGATCATGTTCGCGCTGCAGCATCATCGGCTGCTGACCGCTGCGCTGACCATGCGTTTCGAAAAGGAGGCGCTTGCCGAGCAGCTGAGCCATCAGATTGCCGCAACCCAGCGTGTCAGCGAGGAGAAGACGCGCTTTCTTGCCGCGGCGAGCCACGATCTGCGCCAGCCTCTGCACGCCATCGCATTGTTCGGAGCCGTCATTGAAAAGAAGCTCAAGGGCACCGAGGAATGGGATCACGCGGTGCGGTTGATGGATGCGGTCGGAACGCTCGGCGATTCGCTCGACATCCTGCTGGACATCTCGCGACTTGATGCCGGCGAGGTGGCGCCGCAGATTCGACCCGTGGAGCTCAATCCGCTGTTCCTCGCGCTCAACAATGTGTTCGTGGCGCAGGCGGCCGACCGGGATCTGCAACTGCGGCTGCGCGCCACGCCTTGCTGGGTGCTGAGTGATCCGCAGCTGTTGCAGCGGCTGCTGTCCAATCTCGTGGACAACGCGCTCAAGTACACGACGCGTGGCGGCGTGGTGGTGGCCGCCCGCGCACGCGGTCCGCTGGTGTGGATCGATGTGTGCGATACCGGCATCGGCATCGCGGACGAGCACCTCGGCCGCATCTTCGACGAGTTCTACCAGATCGGTAATCCGGGGCGCGATCGAGCACAGGGACTGGGCATCGGCCTGTCCATTGTGCAGCGGCTCTCACGCCTGCTGGCGCACCCGCTGCAGGTGCGCTCGCGCCTGCATCACGGCAGTCGCTTTCGCCTGGTGCTTCCGGCGGTGATCGCCTCGGGTGTCGTGCCACTCGCTGCATGCCCGGGCGCTGCCTCGCCATTGCCGCAGCGCGTGCTGCTCATCGATGATGAAGCCGCGATCCGCCAGGCCGTTACCGGGCTGCTGCAGGCCCATGGCGTAGCCATCGACGCAGTGG
This is a stretch of genomic DNA from Variovorax paradoxus. It encodes these proteins:
- a CDS encoding ATP-binding response regulator, with the translated sequence MSPSRHAAFDVAMPRMPAMNDLHPPELAQRVLREQVAAVHANAPAAYLADFLTAQSLGIGLFVATWRWQVLLWMALHLALTLRRAYRRYRRSPDAAAHPEYWARFNARNVLLRSCVWGLAPWLCVPPGRNLGLWVMVIVMMMGGCAGGALSLAVLKRNIPRFIVPSMASLTLALAWRGDSTHLFLATGCLLYLCVMIMFALQHHRLLTAALTMRFEKEALAEQLSHQIAATQRVSEEKTRFLAAASHDLRQPLHAIALFGAVIEKKLKGTEEWDHAVRLMDAVGTLGDSLDILLDISRLDAGEVAPQIRPVELNPLFLALNNVFVAQAADRDLQLRLRATPCWVLSDPQLLQRLLSNLVDNALKYTTRGGVVVAARARGPLVWIDVCDTGIGIADEHLGRIFDEFYQIGNPGRDRAQGLGIGLSIVQRLSRLLAHPLQVRSRLHHGSRFRLVLPAVIASGVVPLAACPGAASPLPQRVLLIDDEAAIRQAVTGLLQAHGVAIDAVASEAEAEAVLVQAAHGSAPVEVLLCDVRLADGADGLAAAQRLSARFGPGLQVLLITGETAPQRQRQMLDSGLQVLLKPVAADRLLQALASLVQHDTTHACMRS